The Lolium rigidum isolate FL_2022 chromosome 1, APGP_CSIRO_Lrig_0.1, whole genome shotgun sequence region AGGATGGGGTGATCGAGCGAGGAGTGCTTGATCACGCAGGcgctaatttgactagagataagtttaGTTATTCAAATTATAAATAACTCAAATAACAGAAATTCCTCCTGAAAATAAGAAAGGGCGGAAAATTAATTTGAAAATTAAACAATACAAATTCACATTGAACACCAACATTGTTAATATGATTATTATGATACAGTATCACATACATAAAAAAAGATGAagcttatttatgtatgattgtgATGAAATGAAGCGCAGCAAGAGCTGGAGTTAAGGATGGAAATTTTACTCATGGGTATGGTACTCCGCGGGCCGTATTTCGTTTGGGCCGGGTAGGCCATTTTTATCTATGGGCAAGACCTATACCCGCCCCCGTTGCACGGGTAGGTATAATCCGCACCTGTGGGAAAGACTCCATACCCGCCTCTACGTCAAATTTACGCGATGACACGCCTATTTattgacttatgagttagaatGTTAGAATGCGATTTTTATTATGTTAATTGTTATGCACCAACTACATGTTATTGAGTCTGCATAACATTTTAATCGGTTTGTTATCGAGCAATGTAAACTATGATAACTTGTGTAGCCACCACATTTAATTCGGCTCCGTTCTGCCGTGTGCGTATGGGTGTTTTACCCATGGGTACGTGGTGGTAgagtttgtacccattgactatACAGCATGGGTATGGCATTTTCTCTGCCTCGCCCATATTCTGCCCATTGCCATAGGTTGAGTAGTGAGAGGGCCGGTGATCGCCGATGCAAGtacttgactagagataagtttaAAGTTGTGTACTGTCTAtaaaaataactgaaataataggaaATTCTGAAAATAAGGTGTGGGAGTGGAAAATTAGAATTTTTTTACAGTCCGCCTTCGCCGTCGTATAAATCGCGGGCTTTATCCGAATATTTAGCCCTCGTTGATCGGACTAAAGCTCCCTATggtcgggactaaaggcctttttctactagtgttagtTCCATCATAAGCCACTTGAGTTTGACCAAATGAGTAACTTGCAATTTAACATAGGAGTAGTAGATGGGTGAAAATAAAGTTTCCAGTTAAACTAAGTGCAGGCTATAATATATTTGGTGGTGTACACATAGTAAACTCTTTACATTAATAGCCATACTTTGATCTTGCCACATAAAGATTCTAAAATTGACACACATACAATGTGGCATTGAAGTATTTTGAGTGTCATGAATCGTTTTCGTCTTGCTTGGTTTTGAACTAGTTGAAACGGCAGCAGCCTCGAACTTTATTTATGATCTTGTTTAGATTGTATAGTTTCCCACTGAAGAGAATAACTTTAGACTCTCACATAGACTCACCTTCTCACTCAAAGAATCCAGTTTTGAGGGATCGTCTTCACCACCCGAACTTCTATTACATGTTTTTtactaaagaaaaaaaaaacaaagttggGAATAGCTAAATGAATTTTTGCAACGAAGCAATTGTTTCTTACCAACTTACCTATCTTGTTATTTTATAGCTTGTCATTCTTTTCTCCAATACCACTACATACAACAATCCTACGATCCAAATTTGGTGCATGTGCTTGCCCATTGACGATGTCACCCGAATAGACGTTATTGGTGGTAGCAATAGCGGACAACAAACCGCCCGAAGCCATATCGAGGGCACGGTGATGTTCGAAAGTGAGAAGAGAGTATATAATGAAAGGCGAAAATGAATACCTGAAGATTTAGATCCTCGAAAGTATGTTATCAATTATATCACATTGAGAAATCAATTAGTGCGCTCCAGCACACACGGCTTAATAACTATATTAAGAATATTTATTCAACACTACAACAAAATACGCATTGATCAATATTTAGTTTCTTCTTGCCGCCTTCCCGCCCAGTATCTATCATATCTCCTAACCAGACTTCTGACCATAGGTACTAGACATTGCTGACTTCTTATTTCTCCCAAGATAAATTGTTTCCAGATGCTAGCAGCTAACAGTCAACACGGAATCACAAGTTAACGTGTTAAGCAATTGAATATATTGAGCTCTCTGCAAATTAAACTTAGATTTGAGCTATTGATTTCCAATTTGTTCTCAGAACAGGGACTCAATCTCTCCTCTGTCTCTGACAATTActcctctctgtctctctctgtgGCCCACCCAACCAAGGGAAGAAACCAAACAAAGAACCTGAGAAAAAAGCCATCactggggagagaggggagaggcggCGCCTCCCGGCGGCCGTCTGACTTGATCCCGGGCTTTCATTCTCGATAGTCTGTCTCGGACTGGTTTTCTGCCGGGGGCAGCGGAATGCCCCTCTCTGCACCCGCAtgacggcggcggacggcggcgaggGAGCGCCGCCCCACATTCGAGCAATCCTTCAACAAGAAAAAAGTTTAAACAAAGAGTATATATATTCTCGGCGGCGGTGACGAAGAAGGCGGGTTGTGGCGGCCGGCCGCCCCAGCGCCGATTTCGCGTTGGGAAAGATGCGAGTATTTTTTGCCGGTCGATGGCGGTGGCACTGCCGTGGTGTGGTGCCGGCGTGGTCGATGCGGAGAGGCAGCCTGCGAATGCGGCGTAAGCCCCTAATGGTGTGCCGGTAGAGCAAGATCCAAGGGAGCGGCGGGAAGGAGGCGAAGCCGAGATGCCGAACGGATTGGCGGCGGAGCTGCTGTGGCGGCTGGCTGGCCACGGAGGTGGCCACGGGAGGCGGTCCGCGCCTCGCAAGGCAGAGTCCTTCGAGCAGTTGACAAGGTTCGCCTACAACAAATTTTCAATCTTCTTCTGTTTGTTCGTTTATCCATTAGCCAATTTATGCTTAGGTGTGATTATGTTAATGTTTCCAGTTTGTTCTTCTTCTTATGACATAGATTATTCTTAGTCAGATGCAAAGTAAACACATTTTCTAGAACTATTCAGATGTTATATATGCAGTTATTTAACGATGCAATCTGATTGGAGTAGCTGTTTTACTGATTAGAATTGAAGTTGTCCACGCTGACTGCTGATTTGCCACTTTTCACCGCTTTAAATGTTAGGCAGCGTACCTACAGTAGCGCTATTAAAGTTGGTTCGGAGAATGGAAAATGGCTTAGCAGTCCGGTTTCTGTACAATATGAGGATGTAGAAGAGATCATCCAAATGTTGCTTATTTATTTGCAGACGCCACGTCATGTCTAGTGTAGCTTGTATCTGAATGATATGGAGCAGCTGTAGCATCACAGACAGGCTTTCATTCTAGACATTTTCTATATCTATTTTGtgccttgtttttactatttcatTACGTCTATAACTCTGAAAATAAACAACAATGTTACATGAAGCAGCTACCTTCTGGACTTGACCACTGTCATAATCGCAGAAATTTCTTGCACTGATATAAAGGGTGCTAATCTTCTGCTTTGATCAGGGTGCCCTCAAAATAGCAGATTTTGGTCTACATAATTTCTTAATCCGAATTCAGCAGAATTTGATTAAAGTCGTTGTAACTTTAGGCCGCTCTCCGAACTTTGCTTGGTGCCTAACTATGGTTTACTCGTTGATCTCTGAGCTGGTTGCACTTGCGGAGCTATTGTCAGGAAGTTTTATCATGCCAGACGCAACCGAGGCACAATTACTGATCTAGTCATACCCAAGATTCAATTTAATTTTCTACGCATAGCTCGATAATTCTGTGAATCTATTTTATGACATTTACAATCAAAATTTATTTTTTCATATTCGAAAATCTTCAGTAACAGTTGCACAAAAATATCCAAGCTTTGTAATATCAGTAGGAGTTTACAATTTGAAGTTGTCACGCGCTACCATtaagccacaacatccgcatcgctAAACGAATGATGTGTATAAAGAGTTCCTCCTCATCTTTTGGCACTTTTCAGCATTGCTGTAGAACCTGATAATAGGTACTTCTTTCTGCCGGCGGTATTTTTACGCTGTTTCATTTATTGATTTGTATGGTTGGTGTATTTAAATCTATGGCCTTCAAACATGTAGATATCTATATTGTGCATTAACTATACAACCTCATGGCTCCGCACGCATTTGACCCTATTGACTGCTCACTTTGGCACTTACCTGTTAGATGTAGTTTATGCATTTATCACACCGTCTTACTATGGTGATACTCTTATCATATTAACAAAAAAGCAGACCCAtctgcttcttcttctcctgTTTTCGATCTGACGCTTCCTATCGCTTTAGATGCAGTAGGAATCCTGCCAAGATGTTGTAGCAATTATCGTTAATTATTTGATTCAAATGCCAAGAACACATGTCATGACATGTAGTTGCATACAGCAAACCATATTGAGCAGAGTTACCCAGCAACCATTTTCATACCTCAACAATGGCCAGAACCTCGGTTTCCTCTCCTGTGCAACCAACCAGTAAAGAGATAGTGCTAGACTTCAGTCTGTTTCTAGCACTCATCTGTATATGCCGCTTCTAAGTCTCACTTTGTGTTGTCCTGATGCCACGGCCGAACAGAGCTTTAACATTCTGCTGTAGAGCTCAATTGCCGCTGCTCATAGGGATAGTGTCTGTATTCAGCTGAAGTTCAGTTGGAGGCCACCTGATATTGTCCGTCTCTCCGGCCATTGCGTTGGTTGGCAACAAGAGCAGAGTGAGATGGTGAAGAGAAGATATTCCCAAGACAATGGTGTGGAAAGACGGACTGGGCTCAGACTCCAGTTTTATGGAAGATTGCATCTTAGCAGAATGCTTGTGGGCTTCCTTGTGTGGCCTAGGCATTTTTGTTTTTCTACATTCACTTCAACTGCAAGGCGGACTAGAGCAGAAAATTCATGAATAAGGTTAACAGAAGATTGGCAAAAGTGAGCAGCCGTAAGATTAATGGCCCAATTCAAACTTTAGGAATTTACAAGGGGCAGAGCCACAAAGCTgttttttttgcaaattcctcTAAAAATTATTTGTGTGCTTATTTTCTACCCATATTTTTTGTGAATTCATGACACTGCTTTAAGCGAGCAATAATCTTTGATCTATAAAGACTTGAGATGCAAATTCCTAATTCTTACTCTCTCCAATCTATGATTAATGGACAATCATCGGTCATTCTCTCTAACTTCTGGTTTATAATTTGTAAATAATGACTCTATACCACAGTCACAACGGCCGAGTTCAATAGCCCAAGATGTTGTTGAGATTTGTTGAGCTGTATGCGTGTGGACGCGTGCCTGGATGTTTAAAACTGACGAAGTTGACACGAATTATTGTTGTCAAATCTTCTTGCTGGACATTTCTGCATTTGAGTTTAATCATGTATTTTGCCCACAGACGTGCCGCGCCAGCAGCGGCATGATCAGGCTACCAGACGAGAGTTAACTGGGTGCTATCGCCGCGCTTGACGAATTGCAGGCATTGCACAACTGATTCGTCACGACCACATAATCGCTGCGTATAATTCTGGTAAAATATTCAATATATAGTTCAGTGTTCCAATATAATAATGACTCGCTATAGTGGCACTTCAAATTGTGAGGGAGAACCCTGGAGTTTATATGTTTTAACAATGTTTTGATTGTTTTGAAGCTAATTTTATGCAATTGTTTTAGATCAGGTTCATGCAGTAACATCTGTGTATACATGCACTGCTTACAGAAGCACATTAACTGTGCATAGCACAATTCTGCCATACTGTTAAATATAAACTAGCATTTGTTGGCACTCAAAGTCTCCCGTTGCTGGAAAGCCATGAAACAGGAGACTTTTGAGTTATAACAAATGCCTAGTGTTTATATTTAACAGTATGGCAGAATTAATTGCTATACACAGTTAATGTGCTTCTGGAGTTGAAACAGTGCATGTGTATTACGCAGATGAATTACTGCATGGTTACGATAAAACAATTGCATAAATTAACTTCCAAACAAATCAAGAAGCAATTGCATTGCATCGCATACTTCCAGAAAAAAGTTCTCCTACTCTGGTATGAAGTGCCACTTATAGCGAGTCATGTATATATTGGAACACTGAACTGCTAGCGTATGGTATTGAATGACATTTTTCCACCAGGGTTTCAAAAGGCTGCATATACTGATATTTTAGCTTGATTATTGGTAATTCATTATTACCATACTTAAGATCGGATTTAATTTGGCAATACCTGCAATTCATTATTGCCATTTGGTGCTGCAAGTTGCTTCCTCCGTCCAGTTTCAGAATCATGCCCTTTGGCCGCAGCTGCTCTTTGTCTGTCGACAAAATACATGATTAGCTCAAATACAGAAATGTCCAGCAAAAGAAGATTGACAACAATAATTCCGTGGTCAATATTGAAGATTCCGTAGTTTTCGCCTTAGGTTTTACACGTAATtttacctcctagcttcttcatctcgaAGCTTAGCATCATATTCCTTGCTTGGAGGATATTTTGGTAGACTCGATGGATCACAGGCATAAGGCTTCGTTGTGAAGAACTGTGGTATAAAGTGCATGTACAAATTATAAACCAGAAGTTAAGGAGGGTAACTTCAGATACAGAGACGACCAAATCTGTTGTCAATTAATCCATAGATTGGAAAGGGGTAAATTAGAAATTGCATCTCTTAAGTCTTTATATCAAGATCAAAAGATATTGCTCACTTTTTAAAAAGCAGTGTCATGAAATTCACAAAAAATATGGGTAGAAAATAACACCTAAATCATAATTTTAGGGAATTTTTACGCTTTTGGCACTAGTGCAACTCTACACTTGTAGGAATTCCTAAAGTTTTGGGTGGGCCATTAATCTTTACAGCTGCTCACTTTTGCCAATCTTCTGTTAACCTTATTCATGAATTTTCTGCTCTGGTCCATTTTCGTCCACCTTGCAGTTAGTGAGATGTAGAAGGACCAAAATGCCCCTAGGCATTTTTTTAAGGAAGCCCCTGGGCATTCTGTAAGATGCATCTTCCATAAAACAGATCTGGCAGTCCCATCCCCCTCTCCCTGCGACCTCGACCTTGTCTTGGGGCTAATATCTCTTCACCATCTCACTCTGCTCTTTTGTTTTGTTGCCAACCGAAGCACCCAATGGCATGGAGGGGACAGTTGGCCATATCCAGGTGGCCTCCAACTCGAGACTCGAGCTGAGTGCTGAACCTCATCCCTGTGAGCAACGGCAATTGGGAGCTCTACTGCGACGAAGCTTGCATTGGTGTTAAGGCTGCTGTTCCGACCGTGGCATCCAGGACAACAAGGTGGACTTAGAGGCGGCAGCTCACACAGAGGAGGGTGGAGTGCTAGAAGcagacttgagtctatgcactatCTGCTTTACTGGTTGGTTGTACACAGGGAAGAGAAACCAGGTTCTGGCCATTTGTTCTGTTCGGATATGAAAATGGTTGCTTGTGATTAACTCTGCTCAATATGGTTTCTAACTGGCATGCAACTTACATGTCATGACATGTGTTCTTGACATTTGTCAAATGGTGCTGCAGTAGGGGAGGTGGGGCACATACAGCATGTAGCAAGGGAGGTTCACTACTGCATCTAGGCTGATGGGAGAGACGATCAAGGATGAAGAAgccaggaggaagaagaaagcagatgggtctgcttttttttttgttaaaatatGATACGTGGAACTGTCCAAAGGTGCTCACCATAGTCGACCGGACGGGAACAGGGCTGTGATGATAAATGCATAAATACATCTAACAAGGTAGTGGCAAAAGTGAGCAGTCCCAAAGTGTCGGGGTCAAATGCATGCAGGTATGAGGTTGTACTAGTTAATACTGTATAGATATCTACATGTTTGAAAAGCCATAGATTCTCTACAGGTCAGACAATACACCAGCCATACAAATCAATAAATGAAACAGCGGCCAGAACTTACTTCGCTTTCAAGGGCAGAAGCAGAAGTACCCCTATTATCAGGTTCTACAGCAAGTAAACGGTCCAGAAGTGCCAAAGATGAAGGAGGGAACTCTTTATACACATCATTCACACAACGACGATACGGATGTTGTGGCTTGAAGATGGTAGCACGTGACAACTTCAAATTAGCCCAGAACTCCTCTGATGGTGAACCACAAAGCTTGAATATTTTGTGCAACTGTTCCACCTGAAAGATTTCAGATATGAAAAATAAATTTTGATTGTAAATGTCATAAATAGATTCACAGAATTATCCGAGACTAACATACGTAGAAAAGTAGAATTAGTCCAAAGTAGCAACAGTCTTGAGTTTGAGCAAGGTATGACTAGATCAGTAGTCAAACAGTACCTCAGTTCGTCCTGGCATGATAGGCTTCCCTGACAGTAACTCCGCAAGGATGCAACCAGCACTCCAGAGATCAACAGTGGCACCATAGTTAGTAGCACCCAGCAAAAGTTCCGGAGGCCGGTACCATAAAGTTACAACACGACTTGTCAAATTCTGCTTTTGGTTCGGATTAAAGAATGTAGCCAGACCAAAATCTGCTATTTTGAGGGCACCATTATTGTCAAGCAGAAGATTAGCACCCTTTATATCCCGATGCAGAACACCACGATTATGACAGTGGTCAAGTCCAGAGAGTAGCTGCTTCATGTAACATTTGACCTGCAGTTGCCATTTTCCGAAGTCAGCATGGCATGAAAACTGAAGCCACGATAAAAAAACAAAACTTTAAAATGAATATCAAAGAAAATGTCTAGAATGAAAACCTGAGCCTCTGTGAATTTTAGGCCAGGTGTAGCTGCAAGACCCGCAAGATCGTGCTCCATGTATTCGAATACAAGATACAAGCTACTAGACATGCGTGACGTCACCAAACCTTCAAGCTTAATAACATTTGGATGATCAAGTCTTCTTAGGATGTGAATTTCCCTTGCCATAAATCGAACACTCTCAGGATCCATATTGGCAAACCGGACTTTCTTAAGCGCCACAATTTTTCCATTCTCGAGATCGCGTGCTTTGTAAACGCTACTGTAGGTACCTTGCCCTATCTGAAACATTTAAAAGCCGGGGGTGAGAAAAGTTGTTGTGGCACAGAATCAGCAGTCAGCGGTAGTTTCAACTTCAATTCTAATCAATAAGAACGCTACTCAATCAGATTGCATCATTGTATAACTGCACTATATAACATCCTGAATGAGTTCTAGAAATGTGTTTACTTTTGCATCTGACTAGAATATCCTATGTCATAAGAAGAAGTTCAAAGTACTTTGAAACATTAACACTAAATCACACCTAAGCATGGTCCAGAACATAGATGGCTAATGGGAGTGGTCTTGAACAAACAGAAAGAAGATGAAAAATTTGTTGTAAGGACGAACCTTGTCCAACTTCTCGAAGGACTCTGCCTTGCGAGGCTGCCACCCACGGACCGCCTCCGTGGCCACCTCCGTGAGCCACCTCGGCCAGCCAGCCGCCACATGCTCCGCCACCAATCCGTTCGGCACATCTGTGATCCTCGGCTTCGCCTCACTCCTGATGCCACCACTCCTTGGTTCTTGCTCTGCCGGCACACCATTAGGAACACGCCTGCGATTCGCAGGCGCAGCAACTGCCCTCTCCACATCGACCACGCCGGCCGCCaccgcggccgcctcctccggcagTGCCACCACTGCATCGACCACTACCGGCGCCACCGGGGGCTTCCGAATCAGCCTCGCCGTACTCGCATCTTTCCCAACGCGAAGTCCGGCACTGGAGGACGTGGCCGCCACAACCCCGccttcttcgtcctcctcctccaagtCCTCATGCCTCTTGCTGGAGTTGTAACTAACCAGGCGCCTCAGAGAGTTGCTggatgggcggcggcgaggcTTCCCCTCGCCGCCGTGCTCGTCGCCGCCGTGGAATTGCTTGGAACTGACGCATCCCATGGAGGGGACTGCGATTCCGGCAAGAAACCCTACTCCAAAGACTTGGCAGAAACCAGTCCGAGTTGGGCGGGGACGAATCGGGGTGGGGAATCCGGGGTTGGGATCAAAATCGAACCTTGGCCGCCGGGAAACCGCGACGCGTCGCCCCGCagatctccctctctctcccccagTGATGGCCTTTTCTCGGGTTCTTTTGTTTGGTTTCTTCCAAGTACCCGGCCCTTCTGTTTCCCTTCTTTTTTGGTTGGTGAAATCACAGAGAGGACAGAGAGAAGAGTAATTgtcagagacagagagagacgttAGTCCCTGTTTTATGAGAACAAATTGGAAATCAATAGCTCAAATCTAAGTTTAATTTGCAGAAACTCAATATATTCAATTACTTAGCCACGTTAGCCTTGATTCCGTGTTGTTTGTCAAAGCCTTAGCATCTAAGAACCTATTTATCTTGGGAGGAAAACAAAAGAAGTCAACAATGTCTAGTACACCTATGGTCAGGAGGGTCTGGTTAGGAGATATGATAAATTATAGGAGCTTGGGGGAGGGGCGgcaagagaaactaaatatgatcTCAATGCTGCAATTATTTTGTTGTAGTGTTTAGTCCATGTGCTAACATGTGATTCGCCATTAATTATTATGCTTTGGGCACTAATTGATTTCTCAATAAAGTAATATAATTGATAACACTCTTTCGGGATCCTAAAATCCTATGTGTTTTCTTTCCTCTCAGATTATTCATTTTCACCCTTTCATTCTCTCTAATTCCTTCTCACTCGTATCACCGTCACTCTCTCTCTCTTAGCCCTCCCCATTACGTTCTCCATCTATCTCTCTTCGGACGGACACAATTGTTGTCCACTATTGCTACCACCAATGACGTCTATTCGAGTTGTTGTTGCGCCTGCATCATGTCCAATGAGACATTCATGATCGGCAAGGCGACTTACTTTGCACCAAATTTGGATCATTAGGATTGGTCGTATATTGAAGTGGTATATTGGAGAAAAAGGAATGACAAGCTATAAATAACAAGATAAGGTAAGTTGGTCGCAAGGACGCAATTCTTCGTTGCAAAATTCATTGCTTATTCTaacttttgttttttttcttttaattCGCATGTAATTTCTTAGAATAGTTTCGGGTAGTCTTTGCCTTATTGGTAAAAGAGACCGCCCCTCAAAACAGATTCTTTGGGTGAGAGATAGTCTATGTGAGAGTCTAAAGTTGTATTCTTCTTCAGTGGAAGGCTCTTACAATCCTAAACAAGATCATAAATAAGAGTTCCAGGCTGCTTAACGTCCTCTTCGCACAATTGGacttttcaaaacaaaaaaacaagacaACTGGAAACACGATTCATGACACTCATTTTCGCACGTAATTCAAAAATACTTCAATGCCACAATGCATGTGTGTCAATTTTAGAATCTTTATGTGGCAAAAAAAGATCAAAGCATGGCTATTAATGTAAAAAAGTTTACTAGCATGTGTACACCACCAAATCTGACACAAAATATAATCATTATTATAGCCTGCACTTAGTTTTAACTGGAAGCATCGTATTTTCACCCACATCTGCTACTCCTTATGTTCCAAATTACTTAAGGTACTCATTTTGGTCAAACTCAAGGCAATTTGACTTATGATGGAactaacactagtagaaaaaaggcctttagtcccggttcataaggggctttagtcccgattaTGCAACCGGGGCTAAATATTCGGGACTAAAGCCCaccctctttagtcccggttgcttacgtgCGACGGGGCGGGACTAATAAAAAAAATTCTAATTTTTTCCACTcccttttttcttatttttcagaatttctattatttcagttatttgcataatttagtctctaactaaacttatctctagtcaaattacttactcgtgatcAAACTTTCCGCTCGATCACCCATCCTCTCACTACTCCagctaaggatggcaatgggcagggtatgggcagggtagagaAATACCATACCCATGCCCGTatagtcaatgggtacaaacttctacccatacccgtacccatgggtataaaactttacccatacccatacccggcgggtacccgaacccattgggtacccggtgggtaggtTTAATTGTACACAAGTTAATCATAGttttacatttatcgataacAAATTCGATTAAAAAATTAATTATCTGAACTCAATAACatgtagttgagtacataacaattaacataatataaaaatcacattctaacattctaactcataagtcaatAAAAGTAGACGTGTCACGTAAGAATTTGACAATAAGGGGCAGGGTATGGGTGTACCCGCAGGTACGAGGTTATACCCGTGCCCTGCCCATTActtaacgggcagggtatgggtactgcccatgggcataaaagtgtacccatacccgGCCCAAgcgggtacggtacccgcgggtacccgtacccatgggtaaaatttccatccttaactccagcactagcacgcttattaACTTCCGAGTTTCATCCTGTCCCGCATCCAAATGCTTcatgcgcatgtatgtgatactagtatcatatcaatcatattaacatgttggtcgatgtcagatT contains the following coding sequences:
- the LOC124691061 gene encoding probable serine/threonine-protein kinase At1g09600, giving the protein MGCVSSKQFHGGDEHGGEGKPRRRPSSNSLRRLVSYNSSKRHEDLEEEDEEGGVVAATSSSAGLRVGKDASTARLIRKPPVAPVVVDAVVALPEEAAAVAAGVVDVERAVAAPANRRRVPNGVPAEQEPRSGGIRSEAKPRITDVPNGLVAEHVAAGWPRWLTEVATEAVRGWQPRKAESFEKLDKIGQGTYSSVYKARDLENGKIVALKKVRFANMDPESVRFMAREIHILRRLDHPNVIKLEGLVTSRMSSSLYLVFEYMEHDLAGLAATPGLKFTEAQVKCYMKQLLSGLDHCHNRGVLHRDIKGANLLLDNNGALKIADFGLATFFNPNQKQNLTSRVVTLWYRPPELLLGATNYGATVDLWSAGCILAELLSGKPIMPGRTEVEQLHKIFKLCGSPSEEFWANLKLSRATIFKPQHPYRRCVNDVYKEFPPSSLALLDRLLAVEPDNRGTSASALESEFFTTKPYACDPSSLPKYPPSKEYDAKLRDEEARRQRAAAAKGHDSETGRRKQLAAPNGNNELQVLPN